A single region of the Rattus rattus isolate New Zealand chromosome 8, Rrattus_CSIRO_v1, whole genome shotgun sequence genome encodes:
- the Eomes gene encoding eomesodermin homolog isoform X1 produces MQLGEQLLVSSVNLPGAHFYSLESARGGGGGGGGGGGGGGGGGGGGGGGGGGSVSLLPGAAPSPQRLDLDKASKKFPGSLPCQAGSAEPAGAGAGAPAAMLSDADAGDTFGSASAVAKPGPPDGRKGSPCAEEELPSAATAAATARYSMDSLSSERYYLPSPGPQGSELAAPCSLFQYPAAAGAAHGSVYPASNGARYPYGSMLPPGGFPAAVCPPARSQFGPATGSGSGAGSSGGGAGGPGGYPYGQGSPLYGPYAGTSAAGSCGGLGGLGVPGSGFRAHVYLCNRPLWLKFHRHQTEMIITKQGRRMFPFLSFNINGLNPTAHYNVFVEVVLADPNHWRFQGGKWVTCGKADNNMQGNKMYVHPESPNTGSHWMRQEISFGKLKLTNNKGANNNNTQMIVLQSLHKYQPRLHIVEVTEDGVEDLNEPSKTQTFTFSETQFIAVTAYQNTDITQLKIDHNPFAKGFRDNYDSMYTASENDRLTPSPTDSPRSHQIVPGGRYGVQNFFPEPFVNTLPQARYYNGERTVPQTNGLLSPQQSEEVANPPQRWLVTPIQQPVTNKLDIGSYESEYSSSTLLPYGIKSLPLQTSHALGYYPDPTFPAMAGWGGRGAYQRKMAAGLPWTPRMSPPVFPEDQLAKEKVKEEISSSWVETPPSIKSLDSNDSGVYNSACKRKRLSPTTSSNGNSPPIKCEDINTEEYSKDTSKGMGAYYAFYTTP; encoded by the exons ATGCAGTTGGGAGAGCAGCTACTGGTGAGCTCCGTGAACCTGCCGGGCGCGCACTTCTACTCGCTGGAGAGTGCtcgcggaggaggaggaggaggaggaggaggaggaggaggaggcggaggagggggaggtggaggtggaggtggaggtggagggagcgTTAGCCTCCTCCCCGGTGCTGCCCCCTCGCCCCAGAGGCTGGACTTAGACAAAGCGTCCAAGAAGTTTCCGGGCAGTCTCCCGTGCCAGGCGGGGAGCGCAGAACCCGCAGGCGCCGGAGCGGGGGCCCCCGCGGCCATGCTAAGTGACGCGGACGCCGGGGACACCTTCGGCAGCGCCTCGGCTGTGGCCAAGCCCGGGCCCCCGGACGGCCGCAAGGGCTCCCCGTGCGCGGAAGAGGAGCTGCCCTCCGCTGCCACCGCCGCGGCCACCGCGCGCTACTCCATGGACAGCCTGAGCTCGGAGCGCTACTACCTCCCGTCGCCGGGACCGCAGGGCTCGGAGCTCGCCGCGCCCTGCTCGCTCTTCCAGTACCCGGCGGCGGCCGGAGCGGCCCACGGATCGGTGTACCCCGCGTCCAATGGTGCGCGCTACCCCTacggctccatgctgccccccgGTGGATTCCCCGCCGCCGTGTGCCCGCCCGCGAGGTCGCAGTTCGGCCCTGCTACGGGCTCCGGGAGCGGCGCCGGTAGCAGCGGCGGTGGGGCCGGCGGTCCTGGAGGCTATCCCTACGGCCAGGGCTCTCCGCTCTACGGGCCATACGCCGGAACCTCAGCAGCCGGGTCTTGCGGAGGACTGGGGGGCCTAGGGGTGCCTGGCTCCGGCTTCCGCGCCCATGTCTACCTGTGCAACCGGCCCCTATGGCTCAAATTCCACCGGCACCAAACTGAGATGATCATCACCAAACAGGGCAG GCGCATGTTTCCCTTCCTGAGCTTCAACATAAACGGACTCAATCCCACCGCCCACTACAATGTGTTCGTGGAAGTGGTTCTGGCGGACCCTAACCACTGGCGCTTCCAAGGGGGAAAGTGGGTGACGTGCGGCAAAGCGGACAATAACATGcagg GCAATAAGATGTATGTTCACCCAGAATCTCCCAACACCGGCTCCCACTGGATGAGGCAGGAGATTTCCTTTGGGAAGTTGAAACTTACCAACAACAAAGGcgctaacaacaacaacacacag ATGATAGTGTTGCAGTCTTTGCACAAATACCAACCTCGACTGCACATCGTGGAAGTCACCGAGGATGGTGTGGAGGACTTGAATGAGCCTTCCAAGACCCAGACCTTCACCTTCTCAGAGACGCAGTTCATCGCCGTGACTGCCTACCAAAACACAGAT ATTACCCAGCTAAAGATCGACCATAACCCTTTCGCCAAAGGCTTCCGGGACAACTACGATTC CATGTACACCGCCTCAGAAAATGACAGGTTAACTCCATCTCCCACGGATTCTCCTAGATCCCACCAGATTGTCCCTGGAGGTCGGTACGGCGTTCAAAACTTCTTCCCGGAGCCCTTTGTCAACACTTTGCCTCAAGCCCGATATTATAACGGTGAGAGAACCGTGCCACAGACCAACGGCCTCCTCTCACCCCAACAGAGCGAAGAGGTGGCCAACCCTCCCCAGCGGTGGCTTGTCACTCCTATCCAGCAACCTGTGACCAACAAGCTAGACATCGGTTCCTATGAATCTGAGTATTCATCCAGTACATTGCTCCCATATGGTATTAAGTCCTTGCCCCTCCAGACATCCCACGCCCTGGGGTATTACCCTGACCCGACCTTCCCTGCGATGGCAGGGTGGGGAGGCCGAGGCGCTTATCAGAGGAAGATGGCAGCCGGACTACCATGGACACCCAGGATGAGCCCACCTGTGTTCCCAGAAGATCAGCTTGCCAAGGAGAAAGTCAAAGAAGAGATTAGCTCCTCCTGGGTAGAGACTCCCCCCTCCATCAAGTCTCTAGACTCCAACGACTCCGGGGTGTACAACAGCGCTTGCAAGAGAAAACGCTTGTCACCTACCACCTCCAGCAATGGAAATTCGCCCCCCATAAAGTGCGAGGACATTAACACTGAGGAGTACAGTAAAGACACCTCGAAAGGCATGGGGGCGTACTACGCCTTCTACACGACTCCCTAA
- the Eomes gene encoding eomesodermin homolog isoform X2 translates to MQLGEQLLVSSVNLPGAHFYSLESARGGGGGGGGGGGGGGGSVSLLPGAAPSPQRLDLDKASKKFPGSLPCQAGSAEPAGAGAGAPAAMLSDADAGDTFGSASAVAKPGPPDGRKGSPCAEEELPSAATAAATARYSMDSLSSERYYLPSPGPQGSELAAPCSLFQYPAAAGAAHGSVYPASNGARYPYGSMLPPGGFPAAVCPPARSQFGPATGSGSGAGSSGGGAGGPGGYPYGQGSPLYGPYAGTSAAGSCGGLGGLGVPGSGFRAHVYLCNRPLWLKFHRHQTEMIITKQGRRMFPFLSFNINGLNPTAHYNVFVEVVLADPNHWRFQGGKWVTCGKADNNMQGNKMYVHPESPNTGSHWMRQEISFGKLKLTNNKGANNNNTQMIVLQSLHKYQPRLHIVEVTEDGVEDLNEPSKTQTFTFSETQFIAVTAYQNTDITQLKIDHNPFAKGFRDNYDSMYTASENDRLTPSPTDSPRSHQIVPGGRYGVQNFFPEPFVNTLPQARYYNGERTVPQTNGLLSPQQSEEVANPPQRWLVTPIQQPVTNKLDIGSYESEYSSSTLLPYGIKSLPLQTSHALGYYPDPTFPAMAGWGGRGAYQRKMAAGLPWTPRMSPPVFPEDQLAKEKVKEEISSSWVETPPSIKSLDSNDSGVYNSACKRKRLSPTTSSNGNSPPIKCEDINTEEYSKDTSKGMGAYYAFYTTP, encoded by the exons ATGCAGTTGGGAGAGCAGCTACTGGTGAGCTCCGTGAACCTGCCGGGCGCGCACTTCTACTCGCTGGAGAGTGCtc gaggaggcggaggagggggaggtggaggtggaggtggaggtggagggagcgTTAGCCTCCTCCCCGGTGCTGCCCCCTCGCCCCAGAGGCTGGACTTAGACAAAGCGTCCAAGAAGTTTCCGGGCAGTCTCCCGTGCCAGGCGGGGAGCGCAGAACCCGCAGGCGCCGGAGCGGGGGCCCCCGCGGCCATGCTAAGTGACGCGGACGCCGGGGACACCTTCGGCAGCGCCTCGGCTGTGGCCAAGCCCGGGCCCCCGGACGGCCGCAAGGGCTCCCCGTGCGCGGAAGAGGAGCTGCCCTCCGCTGCCACCGCCGCGGCCACCGCGCGCTACTCCATGGACAGCCTGAGCTCGGAGCGCTACTACCTCCCGTCGCCGGGACCGCAGGGCTCGGAGCTCGCCGCGCCCTGCTCGCTCTTCCAGTACCCGGCGGCGGCCGGAGCGGCCCACGGATCGGTGTACCCCGCGTCCAATGGTGCGCGCTACCCCTacggctccatgctgccccccgGTGGATTCCCCGCCGCCGTGTGCCCGCCCGCGAGGTCGCAGTTCGGCCCTGCTACGGGCTCCGGGAGCGGCGCCGGTAGCAGCGGCGGTGGGGCCGGCGGTCCTGGAGGCTATCCCTACGGCCAGGGCTCTCCGCTCTACGGGCCATACGCCGGAACCTCAGCAGCCGGGTCTTGCGGAGGACTGGGGGGCCTAGGGGTGCCTGGCTCCGGCTTCCGCGCCCATGTCTACCTGTGCAACCGGCCCCTATGGCTCAAATTCCACCGGCACCAAACTGAGATGATCATCACCAAACAGGGCAG GCGCATGTTTCCCTTCCTGAGCTTCAACATAAACGGACTCAATCCCACCGCCCACTACAATGTGTTCGTGGAAGTGGTTCTGGCGGACCCTAACCACTGGCGCTTCCAAGGGGGAAAGTGGGTGACGTGCGGCAAAGCGGACAATAACATGcagg GCAATAAGATGTATGTTCACCCAGAATCTCCCAACACCGGCTCCCACTGGATGAGGCAGGAGATTTCCTTTGGGAAGTTGAAACTTACCAACAACAAAGGcgctaacaacaacaacacacag ATGATAGTGTTGCAGTCTTTGCACAAATACCAACCTCGACTGCACATCGTGGAAGTCACCGAGGATGGTGTGGAGGACTTGAATGAGCCTTCCAAGACCCAGACCTTCACCTTCTCAGAGACGCAGTTCATCGCCGTGACTGCCTACCAAAACACAGAT ATTACCCAGCTAAAGATCGACCATAACCCTTTCGCCAAAGGCTTCCGGGACAACTACGATTC CATGTACACCGCCTCAGAAAATGACAGGTTAACTCCATCTCCCACGGATTCTCCTAGATCCCACCAGATTGTCCCTGGAGGTCGGTACGGCGTTCAAAACTTCTTCCCGGAGCCCTTTGTCAACACTTTGCCTCAAGCCCGATATTATAACGGTGAGAGAACCGTGCCACAGACCAACGGCCTCCTCTCACCCCAACAGAGCGAAGAGGTGGCCAACCCTCCCCAGCGGTGGCTTGTCACTCCTATCCAGCAACCTGTGACCAACAAGCTAGACATCGGTTCCTATGAATCTGAGTATTCATCCAGTACATTGCTCCCATATGGTATTAAGTCCTTGCCCCTCCAGACATCCCACGCCCTGGGGTATTACCCTGACCCGACCTTCCCTGCGATGGCAGGGTGGGGAGGCCGAGGCGCTTATCAGAGGAAGATGGCAGCCGGACTACCATGGACACCCAGGATGAGCCCACCTGTGTTCCCAGAAGATCAGCTTGCCAAGGAGAAAGTCAAAGAAGAGATTAGCTCCTCCTGGGTAGAGACTCCCCCCTCCATCAAGTCTCTAGACTCCAACGACTCCGGGGTGTACAACAGCGCTTGCAAGAGAAAACGCTTGTCACCTACCACCTCCAGCAATGGAAATTCGCCCCCCATAAAGTGCGAGGACATTAACACTGAGGAGTACAGTAAAGACACCTCGAAAGGCATGGGGGCGTACTACGCCTTCTACACGACTCCCTAA
- the Eomes gene encoding eomesodermin homolog isoform X4 — MQLGEQLLVSSVNLPGAHFYSLESARGGGGGGGGGGGGGGGSVSLLPGAAPSPQRLDLDKASKKFPGSLPCQAGSAEPAGAGAGAPAAMLSDADAGDTFGSASAVAKPGPPDGRKGSPCAEEELPSAATAAATARYSMDSLSSERYYLPSPGPQGSELAAPCSLFQYPAAAGAAHGSVYPASNGARYPYGSMLPPGGFPAAVCPPARSQFGPATGSGSGAGSSGGGAGGPGGYPYGQGSPLYGPYAGTSAAGSCGGLGGLGVPGSGFRAHVYLCNRPLWLKFHRHQTEMIITKQGRRMFPFLSFNINGLNPTAHYNVFVEVVLADPNHWRFQGGKWVTCGKADNNMQGNKMYVHPESPNTGSHWMRQEISFGKLKLTNNKGANNNNTQMIVLQSLHKYQPRLHIVEVTEDGVEDLNEPSKTQTFTFSETQFIAVTAYQNTDITQLKIDHNPFAKGFRDNYDSSHQIVPGGRYGVQNFFPEPFVNTLPQARYYNGERTVPQTNGLLSPQQSEEVANPPQRWLVTPIQQPVTNKLDIGSYESEYSSSTLLPYGIKSLPLQTSHALGYYPDPTFPAMAGWGGRGAYQRKMAAGLPWTPRMSPPVFPEDQLAKEKVKEEISSSWVETPPSIKSLDSNDSGVYNSACKRKRLSPTTSSNGNSPPIKCEDINTEEYSKDTSKGMGAYYAFYTTP; from the exons ATGCAGTTGGGAGAGCAGCTACTGGTGAGCTCCGTGAACCTGCCGGGCGCGCACTTCTACTCGCTGGAGAGTGCtc gaggaggcggaggagggggaggtggaggtggaggtggaggtggagggagcgTTAGCCTCCTCCCCGGTGCTGCCCCCTCGCCCCAGAGGCTGGACTTAGACAAAGCGTCCAAGAAGTTTCCGGGCAGTCTCCCGTGCCAGGCGGGGAGCGCAGAACCCGCAGGCGCCGGAGCGGGGGCCCCCGCGGCCATGCTAAGTGACGCGGACGCCGGGGACACCTTCGGCAGCGCCTCGGCTGTGGCCAAGCCCGGGCCCCCGGACGGCCGCAAGGGCTCCCCGTGCGCGGAAGAGGAGCTGCCCTCCGCTGCCACCGCCGCGGCCACCGCGCGCTACTCCATGGACAGCCTGAGCTCGGAGCGCTACTACCTCCCGTCGCCGGGACCGCAGGGCTCGGAGCTCGCCGCGCCCTGCTCGCTCTTCCAGTACCCGGCGGCGGCCGGAGCGGCCCACGGATCGGTGTACCCCGCGTCCAATGGTGCGCGCTACCCCTacggctccatgctgccccccgGTGGATTCCCCGCCGCCGTGTGCCCGCCCGCGAGGTCGCAGTTCGGCCCTGCTACGGGCTCCGGGAGCGGCGCCGGTAGCAGCGGCGGTGGGGCCGGCGGTCCTGGAGGCTATCCCTACGGCCAGGGCTCTCCGCTCTACGGGCCATACGCCGGAACCTCAGCAGCCGGGTCTTGCGGAGGACTGGGGGGCCTAGGGGTGCCTGGCTCCGGCTTCCGCGCCCATGTCTACCTGTGCAACCGGCCCCTATGGCTCAAATTCCACCGGCACCAAACTGAGATGATCATCACCAAACAGGGCAG GCGCATGTTTCCCTTCCTGAGCTTCAACATAAACGGACTCAATCCCACCGCCCACTACAATGTGTTCGTGGAAGTGGTTCTGGCGGACCCTAACCACTGGCGCTTCCAAGGGGGAAAGTGGGTGACGTGCGGCAAAGCGGACAATAACATGcagg GCAATAAGATGTATGTTCACCCAGAATCTCCCAACACCGGCTCCCACTGGATGAGGCAGGAGATTTCCTTTGGGAAGTTGAAACTTACCAACAACAAAGGcgctaacaacaacaacacacag ATGATAGTGTTGCAGTCTTTGCACAAATACCAACCTCGACTGCACATCGTGGAAGTCACCGAGGATGGTGTGGAGGACTTGAATGAGCCTTCCAAGACCCAGACCTTCACCTTCTCAGAGACGCAGTTCATCGCCGTGACTGCCTACCAAAACACAGAT ATTACCCAGCTAAAGATCGACCATAACCCTTTCGCCAAAGGCTTCCGGGACAACTACGATTC ATCCCACCAGATTGTCCCTGGAGGTCGGTACGGCGTTCAAAACTTCTTCCCGGAGCCCTTTGTCAACACTTTGCCTCAAGCCCGATATTATAACGGTGAGAGAACCGTGCCACAGACCAACGGCCTCCTCTCACCCCAACAGAGCGAAGAGGTGGCCAACCCTCCCCAGCGGTGGCTTGTCACTCCTATCCAGCAACCTGTGACCAACAAGCTAGACATCGGTTCCTATGAATCTGAGTATTCATCCAGTACATTGCTCCCATATGGTATTAAGTCCTTGCCCCTCCAGACATCCCACGCCCTGGGGTATTACCCTGACCCGACCTTCCCTGCGATGGCAGGGTGGGGAGGCCGAGGCGCTTATCAGAGGAAGATGGCAGCCGGACTACCATGGACACCCAGGATGAGCCCACCTGTGTTCCCAGAAGATCAGCTTGCCAAGGAGAAAGTCAAAGAAGAGATTAGCTCCTCCTGGGTAGAGACTCCCCCCTCCATCAAGTCTCTAGACTCCAACGACTCCGGGGTGTACAACAGCGCTTGCAAGAGAAAACGCTTGTCACCTACCACCTCCAGCAATGGAAATTCGCCCCCCATAAAGTGCGAGGACATTAACACTGAGGAGTACAGTAAAGACACCTCGAAAGGCATGGGGGCGTACTACGCCTTCTACACGACTCCCTAA
- the Eomes gene encoding eomesodermin homolog isoform X3, translating into MQLGEQLLVSSVNLPGAHFYSLESARGGGGGGGGGGGGGGGGGGGGGGGGGGSVSLLPGAAPSPQRLDLDKASKKFPGSLPCQAGSAEPAGAGAGAPAAMLSDADAGDTFGSASAVAKPGPPDGRKGSPCAEEELPSAATAAATARYSMDSLSSERYYLPSPGPQGSELAAPCSLFQYPAAAGAAHGSVYPASNGARYPYGSMLPPGGFPAAVCPPARSQFGPATGSGSGAGSSGGGAGGPGGYPYGQGSPLYGPYAGTSAAGSCGGLGGLGVPGSGFRAHVYLCNRPLWLKFHRHQTEMIITKQGRRMFPFLSFNINGLNPTAHYNVFVEVVLADPNHWRFQGGKWVTCGKADNNMQGNKMYVHPESPNTGSHWMRQEISFGKLKLTNNKGANNNNTQMIVLQSLHKYQPRLHIVEVTEDGVEDLNEPSKTQTFTFSETQFIAVTAYQNTDITQLKIDHNPFAKGFRDNYDSSHQIVPGGRYGVQNFFPEPFVNTLPQARYYNGERTVPQTNGLLSPQQSEEVANPPQRWLVTPIQQPVTNKLDIGSYESEYSSSTLLPYGIKSLPLQTSHALGYYPDPTFPAMAGWGGRGAYQRKMAAGLPWTPRMSPPVFPEDQLAKEKVKEEISSSWVETPPSIKSLDSNDSGVYNSACKRKRLSPTTSSNGNSPPIKCEDINTEEYSKDTSKGMGAYYAFYTTP; encoded by the exons ATGCAGTTGGGAGAGCAGCTACTGGTGAGCTCCGTGAACCTGCCGGGCGCGCACTTCTACTCGCTGGAGAGTGCtcgcggaggaggaggaggaggaggaggaggaggaggaggaggcggaggagggggaggtggaggtggaggtggaggtggagggagcgTTAGCCTCCTCCCCGGTGCTGCCCCCTCGCCCCAGAGGCTGGACTTAGACAAAGCGTCCAAGAAGTTTCCGGGCAGTCTCCCGTGCCAGGCGGGGAGCGCAGAACCCGCAGGCGCCGGAGCGGGGGCCCCCGCGGCCATGCTAAGTGACGCGGACGCCGGGGACACCTTCGGCAGCGCCTCGGCTGTGGCCAAGCCCGGGCCCCCGGACGGCCGCAAGGGCTCCCCGTGCGCGGAAGAGGAGCTGCCCTCCGCTGCCACCGCCGCGGCCACCGCGCGCTACTCCATGGACAGCCTGAGCTCGGAGCGCTACTACCTCCCGTCGCCGGGACCGCAGGGCTCGGAGCTCGCCGCGCCCTGCTCGCTCTTCCAGTACCCGGCGGCGGCCGGAGCGGCCCACGGATCGGTGTACCCCGCGTCCAATGGTGCGCGCTACCCCTacggctccatgctgccccccgGTGGATTCCCCGCCGCCGTGTGCCCGCCCGCGAGGTCGCAGTTCGGCCCTGCTACGGGCTCCGGGAGCGGCGCCGGTAGCAGCGGCGGTGGGGCCGGCGGTCCTGGAGGCTATCCCTACGGCCAGGGCTCTCCGCTCTACGGGCCATACGCCGGAACCTCAGCAGCCGGGTCTTGCGGAGGACTGGGGGGCCTAGGGGTGCCTGGCTCCGGCTTCCGCGCCCATGTCTACCTGTGCAACCGGCCCCTATGGCTCAAATTCCACCGGCACCAAACTGAGATGATCATCACCAAACAGGGCAG GCGCATGTTTCCCTTCCTGAGCTTCAACATAAACGGACTCAATCCCACCGCCCACTACAATGTGTTCGTGGAAGTGGTTCTGGCGGACCCTAACCACTGGCGCTTCCAAGGGGGAAAGTGGGTGACGTGCGGCAAAGCGGACAATAACATGcagg GCAATAAGATGTATGTTCACCCAGAATCTCCCAACACCGGCTCCCACTGGATGAGGCAGGAGATTTCCTTTGGGAAGTTGAAACTTACCAACAACAAAGGcgctaacaacaacaacacacag ATGATAGTGTTGCAGTCTTTGCACAAATACCAACCTCGACTGCACATCGTGGAAGTCACCGAGGATGGTGTGGAGGACTTGAATGAGCCTTCCAAGACCCAGACCTTCACCTTCTCAGAGACGCAGTTCATCGCCGTGACTGCCTACCAAAACACAGAT ATTACCCAGCTAAAGATCGACCATAACCCTTTCGCCAAAGGCTTCCGGGACAACTACGATTC ATCCCACCAGATTGTCCCTGGAGGTCGGTACGGCGTTCAAAACTTCTTCCCGGAGCCCTTTGTCAACACTTTGCCTCAAGCCCGATATTATAACGGTGAGAGAACCGTGCCACAGACCAACGGCCTCCTCTCACCCCAACAGAGCGAAGAGGTGGCCAACCCTCCCCAGCGGTGGCTTGTCACTCCTATCCAGCAACCTGTGACCAACAAGCTAGACATCGGTTCCTATGAATCTGAGTATTCATCCAGTACATTGCTCCCATATGGTATTAAGTCCTTGCCCCTCCAGACATCCCACGCCCTGGGGTATTACCCTGACCCGACCTTCCCTGCGATGGCAGGGTGGGGAGGCCGAGGCGCTTATCAGAGGAAGATGGCAGCCGGACTACCATGGACACCCAGGATGAGCCCACCTGTGTTCCCAGAAGATCAGCTTGCCAAGGAGAAAGTCAAAGAAGAGATTAGCTCCTCCTGGGTAGAGACTCCCCCCTCCATCAAGTCTCTAGACTCCAACGACTCCGGGGTGTACAACAGCGCTTGCAAGAGAAAACGCTTGTCACCTACCACCTCCAGCAATGGAAATTCGCCCCCCATAAAGTGCGAGGACATTAACACTGAGGAGTACAGTAAAGACACCTCGAAAGGCATGGGGGCGTACTACGCCTTCTACACGACTCCCTAA